The genomic DNA GGCATCGTGCGGAAGCACAGAACAGCTTGAGCGAGCTGTACGAGGATCTACTGCTTCTGCGGGGGAGCGACGACCCGCTGACCCGGGAGACCGCCGAAGCGCTGGAGCGGTTCATCGATGACGATCCGGCACTCGCCGGTGAGGAATAGTCTTGTCCGCCGAATTGGGGAAATGACATGACCGGCCGTACAACAGGTTTCGTTTACATACTGACCAATAAGAAGATGCCCGGACTGGTCAAGATCGGCATGACAGGTCGACTGATCGGAGATCGTGTTCGGGAGCTGTACAACACCAGCGTCCCTGTTCCCTTTGAGGTTCCCCCGCATTGTTGGAGGGCGGATTACCAGCTTTCGGCTGGAACTCGGTGATGGTAGCTGGCTTCGAACTCGTCGGGTGATCGCCAGCCGAGCTTCTTCTGAATGCGCTGGGTGTTGTACCAGCCGTCGATGTAGGCGAACAGGGCGTTCTCGGCCTCCTCCCGGGTCCGCCAGGACCGGCGATAGACCAGTTCGGTCTTCAACGTGGAGAAGAAGTTCTCCATCAACGCGTTATCGTAGGAATCCCCGACCGACCCCATCGACTGCGCAATACCGTTGTCGGCCAACGTGTTCGCGAACCGGATAGCGGTGTAGGTCGACCCGCGGTCGGAGTGATGTATCAACTCGCCATCGTGGATGTCGCGGCTCCAGACCGCATACTCGACAGCGCCGAGGACCATCTCGGTGTCGCAGCGGTCGGAGGTCTTCCATCCGACGATCCGGTTGGAGAACGCATCCCGCACCGCGGCCAGCCAAAACGCTCCCTGACCACACGGGATGCGGGTCGCGTCCGCCACCCACAGCCGGTTCGGGCGATCGGCGGTGAAGACGCGTTCGACCAGATCCGGTGCCGGCGCTGCCCGCGGATCGGTCCGCGTGGACCCGATCCGCCACCGTTTCCGCAGGAACGCGCCCTGCAACCCGGCGCCGCGCATCACCCGCTCCACCCGTTTACGGCCGACCGCGATCCCTCGCCGGGCCAGCATCGCATGCACCCGGGGCGAGCCATAGGTGCCGCCGGAACTGGTATGGATATCGACGATCTCGGCCAGCAGCTCTTCATCGGCGATCTGCCGCGCCGACGGCTCCCGCAGGCGTTTACGCCACCAGTAGTAGGTCGACGACGCGATGCCGAGTACCCGCAATACGAGCTCGACCGGGTGCGAGCTGCCTTCGACGAAGCGCACGATCACCTCCGGGTCTGGTCGAGCTCCGAGGCGAAATACGCACTCGCAGAACGCAGGATGTCGTTGACCCGCTCCAACTCGGCGACCTGCTTGCGCAGCCGCTTGTTCTCCTCGGCCAGATCCACAGCCGCCGGTTCCGGACGCCGGCCGGCATCCGCTTGGCGGATCCAGGTGCGCAACGCCTCGTGATGAACGCCCAACTGCTGGGCCAACTTCCGGACCGTCGGTTTCGGGTCCGAGTCCTGATACAGCCGAACCGCTCGGGCCTTCAACTCGTCCGGATACTTCTTCGGTGCTGCCACGTGGGGCTCCTTCCTGGCCCTATCGGACCATGCTCAGAGCCCTCCAAGAAAGCGGGGGAACCTCACAGCCTGGTGACCGGATCGTGTGGCTGGGAGCTGGCCGGCCTGCAGCGGTGTTTCAGTTTGCTGCGCACTGCCAGGTCATCAGCAGGACCCGGCACTTGAAACTCCTGCCGACGAGTATGGGCCCCTATCCACTGTTGCTGAACCATCCTACTTATGACCAGCTGCCCGCAGACTTGCTTCGGTCCGGTCGGGCCGCGCTTGCCAGCATGACCATGCCTGATTGCTGGGCCAGCCGAAGTGCCGAAGACGTCGACGTCCACGGCAGCGCTCCGCAGCCGCCGGAGTATTGGATGCCGGCGCTGGCCGCCCCCGACCGGAAGGGCCGGGGAAGCAGTGCGGGCGGGCGCGCTCGCGCGCGCAGAGGCTCTACCGCGAGTGGGTAGGTGGTGGGTGGTGATGGTCTTCGCTGGGGTCCTGTTCGTCGTCGCCTCGCTCGCCATCGGCGGGTGCGGTCGCGCCGTCGATCGCGCTATCGACCAGGCCATGGTTCCGGACATCGAGGCGTCTACCGATCCGGCGTTGGTGGCGGAGGCCAGCGAGTACGGCGAATGGGTTCTTCCTACGGATGGAAAGATACTCCTGGTCGAGCGGGAGGTCATTCGTGACCGGAGGTATCGGATCGCGGTCGAGGTGTCGCCCGGCGATCTCGTTCCGATGTTGGAGCAATCCCGATTCGCCACGACGCTTGCGAAGGATTACCCACCCTACCTCCAGAAGACGATCGCTGGGCCTCCACTGGAATCGTCACCGAATGTACTTCATGCACAGGAATGGTTCACCTCATCGGCGGGGAAGGTGATGCTGCGCGATGTCACCGTCGATGAGCGCGATGTGAACATTCGAGTCGTTCACATCGATTTCCGTGGTGTGTGATCGCTGCCCGCATCGTCGACTTGTGCGGACGACTCGGAGGCGATGCGTCTTCAGAGGTCGGTGACGATGCCGATACGACATGTCGCTGCTGAATCGGCTCACCGGTAGGGAGTCCATCTGTAAGGGCGGTTGTGGCGCAGGTCGTCGAGTCGGCGGCGGTGTTCGGCGGCGACTGCCGGGCGGCGGGCAAGATCGGCGATGACGCTGGTGACGAGGCTGAGCTCGCGGATGCGGCGCAGGGTGGGCCATGCGGGTTCGGTGGTGACGTCGCGACCGTAGGCGGCGGCGAGCTCGGGGTAGGTGTCGCGGCCGAAGCGTTGGTCGTCCACGGCGGTGACCACGAGATCCCATGCGGTGGGGCCTATTCCGGTGCTGTCGAGATCACACAGGACGGTGCGGTCGTTGTCGCGCAGCAGATTTCCGGTGTGAGCGTCGCCGTGCATGATCCCCATGGGCAGGTCGAGGGTCCGGTAGTCGTGTTCGCTCTCTTCCCACTGCTCGGTGAGCCAGGCCACGTCGTCGGCCGGGAGTACGGGGTCGGCGGCGTGCAGTCGACGGCGGGCGGCGGTGAACGGGTTCCATCGGGGGAGTTCGGTGTCATCGGGGGTGAGTGCGTGGAATTGCCGCAGGGGGTGGGCGAGGTCTTGTGCGGTCCATCGGGTGGCGGCGCCGGGGAGGCGCTGCCAGAGGGTGGCGGCGGCGGTGTCGCCAAGAATGAACGGCTGGTCGATGCCGGGAACGAGTTGGGGGATGGGGGCTCGGCGGTCGGTGAGCCACCGGGCCATGGTGACCACACGTGGGGCGCGGGCGATACCGAGCGGGCCGTAGGCGATGCGTACGACGATGGGTTGCTTCGGCAGGGACCAGACGGCGTTGTTGGTGTAGCGGAGCAGCGTCGCGCCGTCTGGGTCCAGACCTGCTGTGGCACAGACGGTCGTCAGCGTTGCGCGCAGTTGGCGGGCTCGCGTCTCGGTGAGTTCGGTGGCCATCGGGTGGGATCAGGCGCCGGCCAGGACGAGATCGTGGTGGAGATCGGCGACGGTGCCGTGATGGGTGTGCGGTGCGGCAGCGAGGGCGATCTCCTGGAGGCGCTCGGTGGCGCGTCGGCTCGTCGTCGCGGCGGCACCGGAGAGGGCCTGCTTTGTCATCGGGATGGCGCTGTCGAGGTCACCGAGCCGGAACGCGTTCTGGGCAGCCACGATCGCGTCGAAGGTGAGTGACCGCGACGGCCGGTCTCGGGTGGCTTGGGGCAAGGAGACGCGTGTTCTCTCGAGGGCGGTTGTCGCGACGGACTCCGCGGTCCGAGCGTCGGTCGTGTGGCTGGCGAGGGCGGAGTACACCAGCGCTTGGTGACCGGCGAAATCGCCCGGCGCGAAGAAGATCCGCATCCATGGAGCCTCGGGAGCGGAGGAGGCGTGGATATCGTCTTCGGCGCGGGCCAGGCTCTCGGCGACCTGGCGGTGATCGCCCTTCAGAGCGTGCGCCCAAGCGGCGGTGGCGTGCAACTGAGCGGATTCGGCTGTGTTTCCGGTTCGCGCGGTGAGGCCGTGGCCGTGGCGGACGAGCCCGAGCGCGGTGTCGGGGTCCTCGCGATACAGGGCGACACGCGCCAAGTGGAACAGGATGTTCGCGGCTAGGGCGGAGCCGTGGGCGCTGTCGGCGGCCAGCGCCCAGTCCAATGCGCGCATCAGGTGAGCGGCAGCCAGCTCATGGTGTCCGGCGTCATGGGCGGCCCACCCGACGACGTTGGCCATATCCGCGAGCGCCGCCAGGAGTTCCGCTCTCACTTTGGTGTCGGCGCGTTCGAGCAACCGGCTGGAATGCTCGAGAGCGGCCACCGCGGGATCGAGTGCCGCGCCGCCACCGGTCTCGGCATCCAGCGCTCGAAGGTGCCGAGTGACGTGACCGAGCCGGACCACATCGAGATGGCCGACGCGCGCGGGCGGCGGCCCCCATGCCCCCGATTGCGGGTCGGGCCACCACGCTCGAAGGTCGACATCTGCGCCGGCGAGGGCGGCCGCGATCGCTGCCAGAAGCTGTCTGCGTCGCATCGGATCGGTGTCCTTCCGTGGACGGAGTCGGGGAGGGCTCGGAGCTCCGATGGCCTCCAACAATCCACGATACGTGCGCACGGGCGTCGCGGCACCGCTCTCCCAGCGCCGGATCTGGCGCACATCGCAACACACCGGTATCCCCGCGGTTGCACCCGCCGCGTCGAGACGGCGGGCCATGTCCTCCTGCGTCCAGTCCCGGCCGATGCGCCACCGCCGCAATTGCTCACCCCAGGACATCATCCACACCCCCACCCAAAGCAGTTGACCACCAGCGCTTCCGCACATCTTTCCATTGCGCGGTCGTCGCGACATCCGTCTGCTCGAGATGTCCGGTGAGATGTCCGCCGCGTCGTCCTGGCTGGTGAGGGGGTCGGCCGGGCACTGTCGATGCGTCGGAGATTTGGCGTCCGCACACATCGCATCAGCCGACCGGTCTCATCCGCTATTGATTCGATTTCGGGAGCACTCTTGCCTGTAAAGCATTCCGGCATTTCAGGTTCGAGCCGTTGCTGCACGATGCTCGGCTCGCCCTCCGACGCGGATGCGTACCTTCCTCGAGGAGAGTCGATTTCGACAGGGGCGCCGTGTCCGGTGAAGACGAGCGCCGCACGGCTCGGCAACGAGCCCAGCAATTCGGTGGCGAGGAGTGCGTGGCCTGCGAAGGCAACGGCTGGATCAGGCCGCCACGCCGACGCGTCGACACAGGTCGCGTACTTCCCGCGACATCCCGGACGGTGGCTTCTTCTGCAACGAGAGCAGCATGTCGCGCGCATATCCGTTGTAGGAAATCGTTTCGGGTGCGGTGTTCTGGGCTCGGTCGAGTATCGCGACAACGGCTGCCCGCTCGTCGCGTTCGTCGTAGGCCCGCGCGACCTCGATCAAATGCCGGGCTCGTCGCGGGATCGACACGATCTCGTCACCGTCGACGGATCGGGCCGCGCGCAGCGCTTCGCCGGATCGGCGCAGTTCGACGCCGAGCGTCGTCGCGTTCGCCGCCTGCACAGCCTGAGAGAACGAAGTTTGGACATGCCGGTAGGCCGGTCCCAGTCGCTGAGCGATCTCCTCGGCTCGATCCCATGCCGCCCACGCATCTCCGGTGCGACCCCGACGCGCGTGCACGAGCGCGGCTTCCGCGGCGAGGGCGCCCGAGATCGCTCGCCAGTTGTCGGGCGTGCTGTCCCGGTCGAGCCAAGGAGTGAGCATCTCGCGCCCGGAGGCGATCATCTCGAGCGCTTCGTCCCAGCGGCCGGAGTCGCGCAATGCTTGGACCATCGCCCACATGCCGCAGGCGATCGTGTACGGATCGTCGGCCTCCTGCGCCTCGGCGAGGCCGCGGTCGGCGACCAGCCATACCAGCGATGCGTCTGGTTGGTAGGCCACGTAGAAATCGGTCAGGTGGTAGACGCCGGCGAGTAGCCGTCGAGCCTTGCGGCGGTCGGATCCCGATGTTCGCGCGGCGGCCTGCGCATCACGGATGAGGGTGGGCAGGATCGCGCCGAGCGCGGTCCGGTGGTTCGGGCTCGAATGCCGGACCTGCCAGGCATGGCGTAGCCGCTCCTCCAGATGGGTGAGGTCGTGCCGCTCGCCAGGAGTGGCGAGTCGGAAGCTGGTCAATGCCAACTGCACGGCACCGAGGTCACGGTGTCGCGCTCCGGCCCAGACCTTCACGCTCACAGCGTGCCCGTTTCCGGTGAGTTCGGCGAGGTCCGATAGCCCGAGCGCCTCGGCGATCTGCAGCAGCATCGGCAGGCGCGGGGCGCCACGTTTGCCCGTCTCGATGCTCTTGGCCCATTCCTCGGATCGGCCGATCAAGCCACCAAGCACTCTGCGCGACATGCCCATTCGCTCGCGCGCACGCTGAATGCGCCGTCCGATCGTCGTGTGCTCTTCCATGTCCCTACCTCATCGCAACGGGTCGAGATACGTGCTCCCAGAGTACGGGTATGGGGGTCTTTTCGTACCCCTCGAGTACTTCGCGCGCCCCTAGCTCGAACTGGTCAGCGTAGCTGGCGAACCGTCCCGCATCCGCCGTGAAGAGATGCCGATTGTCTACATTCCGTCCCGCTTCGGAGGAGTAACTCCATTGCTTTCAGCGCAATCCAGCTTCGTCCGAGATGCCCATGGACCCGGCTCGCCAATCGATGCGAATCGTGAGTTCCGCGTTCCCCTCTACACCGAGCAGTTCGCGGCGGACCCACACGCCGTGTACGCGCAGATGCGTCAGCGTTTCGGATCTCTGGTGCCGATCTGGCTGGCACCTGATGTTCCGGCGACGTTGGTGATCGGCTACTGGACGGCTCTGAAGATCCTCAACGACCCCGAACATTTCCCCGCCGATCCGCGGACCTGGGAGCGTGACATCCCCTCGGGGTGCCCGGTCCTGCCGATGATGCAGTGGCGTCCGAACGCATTGCGCAGCAGTGGGATAGAGCATGTGCGTTACCGGTCGGCGAACGTGGACGCGCTCGCCCGGGTGGATCTGCGCAGGATCCACGAAGTGGTCGAGCGCATCTCCGTGACGCTGGTGAACGGATTCTGTGGTCGTGGCCGGGCCGAGTTGATCACCGATTTCGCGTCCCCGTTGGTGTTCGAGGTGATCGGCGAGCTGATCGGATGTGACCCCCAGGTCAGTGGGCGGGCCGCGACGGGGATGGCGATGATCTTCGACACCACCGCTGACGCTGCCGAGGGTAACAACCTGATCGTGGCGGCACTGCGCGAACTCGTCGGCCGCAAACGCACCCATCCCGGTAAGGACATCACCTCCTGGTTGCTGGCCCACCACAGCGGTCTGACCGACGAGGAGGTCATACATCAGCTGGTCACTCTTTACGCTGCGGCGAGTGAGCCGCTGACCAATCTCATCGTCAACACCTTGTCGTGGATGATGACCCACCCGGACTTCGCCGGCGAGGTCGTCGGTGGCGGCCTGTCGACCCGTGACGCGCTGACCCATGTGCTGTTCCGTGACCCGCCGATCGCGAATTTCTGCATGTCCTATCCACGCCAGCCCCAGCTCATCGACGGTATGTGGGTGCCGGCGCATCGCCCGGCGGTGATCAGCCTGGCCGCCTGCAACAACGACCCCGCCGTGGTGGGCGGCAACATTCGCGGCAACGAATCGCACCTGGGGCTCGGCGCCGGACCGCACCGCTGCCCCGCCAGGTTGCCTGCCGAATTGATCGCCGGAGAGGCGATCGACCAGATCCTCGATGCCCTGCCCGAGATGCAGCTCGCCAGGCCCTACGAGCAATTGCGTTGGCGGCCTGGGCCGTTCCATCGGGCGCTCGAGGAGCTGCCCGTCGTCTTCACACCCGTTCCGCCGCTCACCGTGCCCATCCGCTGACCGTAAAGGCGAACTTTCGATGACCGATCTTCATCCTGTCCCCGCTCCTATAGCGCTCGATGTCACGGGCGCTGACATTCCGGGTGAGGCCGCCCGGCTCCGCGAACAGGGGCGGCTGGTCCCGGTATTACTGCCCGGTGGGGTGCGCGCCTGGGCGGTGACCGATGCCGAACTGCTGCGGGAGTTGTTCGTCGACTGGCGGGTGTCCAAGGACGCCGCTCAGCATTGGCCGGCGTTCGTCGCCGGTGAGATTCCGCCGGATTGGCCGTTGATCTCGTGGGTGTCGGTGCGCAACATGTTCACCGCTTACGGCAAAGACCATCAGCGGTTGCGCAAGCTCGTCGGGCCCGCGTTCACCGCCCGCCGCGTGGCCGAGTTGCGGCCGCGGATCAGGCGGATCACCAGCGGGCTGCTCGACGGGCTGGCTGCGCGGGCGGACGGGGTGGTGGATGTGCGGGAGGAGTTCGCGGCGCAGGTGCCGTTGCGGGTGATCACCGCGCTGATGGGTGTCCCGGACGATCTGCGGCCGGGGCTGCGGCTGTGTGTCGACGAGATCTTCTCCACCGCTCCGCAGCGTGACCCACAGGCCACGCTCGCCGAGATGGTGAGCATCTTGACCACGCTCGTCGCTCGTCGCCGTGCCAAGCCGGGGCGGGATATGACCAGTCTGCTCATCAGCCGTCGCGACCACGACGACCAGCTCACCGAGCAGGAGCTCGTGCACACGCTGCTACTGGTGATCAGCGCCGGTTACGAGACCACGGTCAACCTGCTCGACCAGGCGATCTATCAGCTGCTGACCCGGCCCGAACTCCTTCCTCGGGTCCGCGTCGGCACGTTCGGCTGGTCGCAGCTGATCGAGGAGACCCTGCGCTACGCGCCGCCGGTGGCGAACCTGCCGCTGCGGTACGCGGTGGTCGACATCGACGTGGCGGGCACGCGGATCAAGGCCGGGGAGGCCATCCTCGCCTGCCTGGCCGCCGCCAACCGCGA from Nocardia higoensis includes the following:
- a CDS encoding GIY-YIG nuclease family protein — its product is MTGRTTGFVYILTNKKMPGLVKIGMTGRLIGDRVRELYNTSVPVPFEVPPHCWRADYQLSAGTR
- a CDS encoding IS3 family transposase; amino-acid sequence: MRFVEGSSHPVELVLRVLGIASSTYYWWRKRLREPSARQIADEELLAEIVDIHTSSGGTYGSPRVHAMLARRGIAVGRKRVERVMRGAGLQGAFLRKRWRIGSTRTDPRAAPAPDLVERVFTADRPNRLWVADATRIPCGQGAFWLAAVRDAFSNRIVGWKTSDRCDTEMVLGAVEYAVWSRDIHDGELIHHSDRGSTYTAIRFANTLADNGIAQSMGSVGDSYDNALMENFFSTLKTELVYRRSWRTREEAENALFAYIDGWYNTQRIQKKLGWRSPDEFEASYHHRVPAESW
- a CDS encoding transposase, with the translated sequence MAAPKKYPDELKARAVRLYQDSDPKPTVRKLAQQLGVHHEALRTWIRQADAGRRPEPAAVDLAEENKRLRKQVAELERVNDILRSASAYFASELDQTRR
- a CDS encoding aminoglycoside phosphotransferase family protein → MATELTETRARQLRATLTTVCATAGLDPDGATLLRYTNNAVWSLPKQPIVVRIAYGPLGIARAPRVVTMARWLTDRRAPIPQLVPGIDQPFILGDTAAATLWQRLPGAATRWTAQDLAHPLRQFHALTPDDTELPRWNPFTAARRRLHAADPVLPADDVAWLTEQWEESEHDYRTLDLPMGIMHGDAHTGNLLRDNDRTVLCDLDSTGIGPTAWDLVVTAVDDQRFGRDTYPELAAAYGRDVTTEPAWPTLRRIRELSLVTSVIADLARRPAVAAEHRRRLDDLRHNRPYRWTPYR
- a CDS encoding helix-turn-helix domain-containing protein, which produces MEEHTTIGRRIQRARERMGMSRRVLGGLIGRSEEWAKSIETGKRGAPRLPMLLQIAEALGLSDLAELTGNGHAVSVKVWAGARHRDLGAVQLALTSFRLATPGERHDLTHLEERLRHAWQVRHSSPNHRTALGAILPTLIRDAQAAARTSGSDRRKARRLLAGVYHLTDFYVAYQPDASLVWLVADRGLAEAQEADDPYTIACGMWAMVQALRDSGRWDEALEMIASGREMLTPWLDRDSTPDNWRAISGALAAEAALVHARRGRTGDAWAAWDRAEEIAQRLGPAYRHVQTSFSQAVQAANATTLGVELRRSGEALRAARSVDGDEIVSIPRRARHLIEVARAYDERDERAAVVAILDRAQNTAPETISYNGYARDMLLSLQKKPPSGMSREVRDLCRRVGVAA
- a CDS encoding cytochrome P450 gives rise to the protein MYAQMRQRFGSLVPIWLAPDVPATLVIGYWTALKILNDPEHFPADPRTWERDIPSGCPVLPMMQWRPNALRSSGIEHVRYRSANVDALARVDLRRIHEVVERISVTLVNGFCGRGRAELITDFASPLVFEVIGELIGCDPQVSGRAATGMAMIFDTTADAAEGNNLIVAALRELVGRKRTHPGKDITSWLLAHHSGLTDEEVIHQLVTLYAAASEPLTNLIVNTLSWMMTHPDFAGEVVGGGLSTRDALTHVLFRDPPIANFCMSYPRQPQLIDGMWVPAHRPAVISLAACNNDPAVVGGNIRGNESHLGLGAGPHRCPARLPAELIAGEAIDQILDALPEMQLARPYEQLRWRPGPFHRALEELPVVFTPVPPLTVPIR
- a CDS encoding cytochrome P450 family protein gives rise to the protein MTDLHPVPAPIALDVTGADIPGEAARLREQGRLVPVLLPGGVRAWAVTDAELLRELFVDWRVSKDAAQHWPAFVAGEIPPDWPLISWVSVRNMFTAYGKDHQRLRKLVGPAFTARRVAELRPRIRRITSGLLDGLAARADGVVDVREEFAAQVPLRVITALMGVPDDLRPGLRLCVDEIFSTAPQRDPQATLAEMVSILTTLVARRRAKPGRDMTSLLISRRDHDDQLTEQELVHTLLLVISAGYETTVNLLDQAIYQLLTRPELLPRVRVGTFGWSQLIEETLRYAPPVANLPLRYAVVDIDVAGTRIKAGEAILACLAAANRDPDLHEPNPGEFDPARPIKEHLSFGYGPHYCLGAPLARLEAEIALPALFGRFPQIAFAVAPETVKPLASFISHGHRRLAVLLDGVGGADLTAESEL